Within the Amycolatopsis solani genome, the region CCCCCGTCGACCGGCGCCGGCACGTCGTCGAGCTCACCGACGTCGGCGCGAAGCTGCTCGCCCGGGCCGAGTTCGCGCTCGCCGCCGTCGAGGACGAGGTGTTCAGCGCGCTGAGCGGCGACCAGCGCGAGGAGCTTTACGAACTGCTCCACCAGGCGACCAACAAGACCGAGACGCAGGCCTGCACCGAGACCGTCGCGGACTGCTGAGGCCTCAGCCCCCGGCGATGTCCTTCGCCAGCTGCCGCGCTTCCGGCAGCGTGAACTTCCCCGTGATCTGCGTTTCGCCGCCGGTGATGGCCGACTGGACGGACGGCGCGGTCAGGACGCGGCTCTTGAGCACCATCGCGACCTGCTTGCCGACGTTCTGCCCGGTCCACTCGGCCCAGGTCTTCGTGCCCTTGGCGGTGAAGCTGAGGGTGATGACCGGGCTCCCGGTCCGCGGATCGGCGATGGCGTCGACCCGGCTCACGTCCGCGCCGCTGAGGAAGCCCGGGCCGAGGACGTACTTCGTGCCCTGCGCACGGTCGCAGCTGATCAGCGGCAACGCCGGGTCGTCGCGGCCGTCCAAGGGATCCGGCTGGTCCTTGACGCAGTCGAATCCCTGCACAGCGGCCTGCTGCGCGGCGAGATCGGTGCTTTGCCGCTCAGCCGCCGTCCCGGTGGCCGGGCCGGGCGGCGCTTCGAGCAGGACCGGCCGGAACCGCAGCACCGTCCCGTCCTTGACGACGAACCCCTTCGGCACGGCGTGCCCGGCGATCTCGGGCGAGCACCCGGTGGCGAGCACGGCGACGGCCGCGA harbors:
- a CDS encoding SecDF P1 head subdomain-containing protein, producing the protein MRILLLAAVAVLATGCSPEIAGHAVPKGFVVKDGTVLRFRPVLLEAPPGPATGTAAERQSTDLAAQQAAVQGFDCVKDQPDPLDGRDDPALPLISCDRAQGTKYVLGPGFLSGADVSRVDAIADPRTGSPVITLSFTAKGTKTWAEWTGQNVGKQVAMVLKSRVLTAPSVQSAITGGETQITGKFTLPEARQLAKDIAGG